The Metabacillus schmidteae nucleotide sequence AATAGTCCCAAAGCTATTTTGCAAAGCTATTAATCCTGCATGATCTCCCGGCTTCATCTGCGTGATATCCATTAAGGTAATTCCCGTACAGGTTGGTCCTTCAGTTCTTTGTGTTAACGTATTACGAGCATATAATACACTATTTGTTAAATATCCAGTTTCCAAACGCAAATATCCTGGCCTTTTCACAAAAGACCAAAGACTATTGTCCGGATTATGATTCCATTGCCAATTAAGCTCTAGTATATTTTCTGTATAATCAAATTCATCGCTGATAACCAAAGGTTGGTGGGATGAATTTGGTAAGTTCAGTTCTAATTCTTTTGGTGCCCTGCCATCAATCCCAATAATTGGCCAACCATCTGTCCAGTTAACCGGCAACACATAAGGAATTCTACCAACAGCATCATGGTCTTGAAACAACATGGCATACCATTCATTTTCTTGAGTATCGAAAATAGCACCTTGAGCAATCCCTTTATTATGATAACTCATATCATCATCAAAAATCACTTTGCGCTCATACTTTCCTAAAAGTTCATTAGAACGATAACATATTTGTCTTCTCCGTTTGTTCCCAACCTTCGGCCATTCAATAAATAGTAAATAATAGTGTCCATTTATCTTATATGCATGGCACCCTTCACATCGTAATCCAATTCCCTCTTTTTCAGTTTCCAATAGTAATTTATTAACTCCACCTTTCTTTAGTGCTGCAGTATCCTCTGTTAATTCTGTAATATAAATATCTGCACACCCATAGATAACAAACACCCTGTTGTCATCAAATAGCAAAGCAGGATCATGATATATTCCCTCGATAGTAGAGCGCTTCCATTTACCTCTTTCAATATTCTCTGTTTGATATATGTAAAAGCGATTCATATCATTACTTGAAAAACAAACATAAAATAGTCCATTATGATAGCGCAAACTAGCCGCCCATGATCCTTGACCATAAATTCCCTTTCCGTTTAACAAGTTATGACTTTCATTGTCTTCTAATGTCTCAAAAACATATCCAACAATCTCCCAATCCACTAAATTTTCAGACTTCATGATAGGACAGCCAGGCATGGTATGCATACTTGTACTAATCATATAGTATGTTTCTTCAACTCTTATAACATCTATGTCCGGAACATCTGACCAAAAAATAGGGTTTGTTAAAATAGTTTGACTCATCATATCTTCTCCTTTTTCATTTAAGTCAACAAGTAACTAATCACTCTAACTGTTTATATTTCTAAGATCAAATTATTTCTAACCATTTAAAATCTTATTCTGTATTTATATTTAAACTCCTTTAAAATCTATAAATTTAAACTTACTCTTTCCTCAATATAGTGAATAATTGGGGGAAGACTCCTCAAAATTGAGTAAATATTATATAGTAAGCAAAGTTTTTGTAGGTATCTAAAAAAATTCACACAATAAATTTTCTCCTTATTTTACCAAAAAGATCGAAGATCAAAGTTTCATATGGGAACAACTTGCAGTTTTCCATTCGTATATCTAGACAAAACAAATTATCTTTTAAGTAACTTACCTGTAATGAGATTAATAGACGACTATAAATTTCTACTCTAAAACTTATTAGGTAAAAGAAAGAGTTATTTGTCTACTTCACAGAGGTTTCATGTCAAAATAAAATATAATACTGAAGAAATTAAACGATACAAAACAAAAAAGCTCCAATCCTCACATACCAAGGAACTGAAGCTTCACTCAGATACAATTTTACACTCTACTTTTTAAAAGCAATCTAAATTAATTACTACCTTGTAATGCCTTTTCAATCTCAAACGTCATAATTGCATTGCCGCTTCCGGATGATTGAGCATAGGTGTGGAATGCAGGCTTGAAACTATCTGCTAACACACCAAGCATCATAGCGAGATGTCGCCCTCCTCCTTCTACGCCTGCAACTTTAGCATATTGTGGTAGCATATCTTTAGCAAGACCCCACTTCTTCTTCATTAAAAATTCAATAAACTGCATATCTAAAGCTTGTTCTGAAACCGTCGGCATATGGTGACGTCCTCTTACTAAATTGTGAGCAAGGGCACCACTAAATATAAAAACGTACCTTTTGTCGTCTCCATTTAGCACATTGCCAATTTCTTGACCCCATTTAAATGTTTCGTCTAATCCTGCTGCAAGAGTAATAGATAAATTGACAACTGGAATGTCTTCATTTGGTACAAGATAGCGAAGAGGAACAACGGTACCATAATCCCATACGTATGTTGGGTCATTTACAGCAATAACAGGAATTTTCGCTCGTTTACCAGCCATCACTAATTTTTCTCCTAAACAATGGGCTCCAGGATACTCATATTTCACATCAGAAATAATGTCAGGACATTCGAATGCAGTTAACGTCCCTTTATGAGTTGGTGATACATCTACATAATGATGAAATGTTGATTGCCAATGACATGAAACAAGAATCACAGCATCTGGTTTTATTATTTCGATTTTCTCGGAAATAGCATCCATCTTCACTACAATATCTTGTTGATAGTCAGGTACATTTTCCCGATGACAAATACTTGGAACATGTGCAGCTAAAACACCCAATTCAATTGTCATTTTAGACCTCCATAGCTTTAATAAACTTAATTTGATGCATCCCGTTTTTCAACTGATTCGCCAGCAATTCCCCAATGACTTTTAGGGATTTCGGTTACTATCACTCTAACATTCTCTTTTGGAACCTCTAATGTAGTTGTGATTGTTTTCGTAATATCAGCGATCACTCTTTCAATTTTCTCCTTAGGGCGTCCCTCCATGATGTTAACGTTTATAATCGGCATGATAGAATCTCCTTTCTAATCTTTTTCTGACTGCATTGACGTTTTATTCCCCTACAGAAAAGCTGACTTCCCCTAGTCCATCTAGCTTAGCTGTTACATGATCACCATACGAAAGTTGGACAGCTCCAGTAATTCCGCCTGTCAAAATGACTTGACCAGTCTTTAACATTTCTCCTTTTCGATGCAGCATGTTCGCAAGCATGGCAACGGAATTCGCCGGGTGTCCTAAAACAGCCGCTCCTGCACCAAGGTCCTTCACTACTCCATTAATCTTTAAAACAGTACCAACTAAATCTAACTCTAATTCTTCTGGTTTTCGAATTCTATTTCCCAAAATAACCCTTGAAGATGAAGCGTTATCTGCAATAACGTCTGGCAACGTAAAATTAAAGTTTTCATAACGGCTATCAATAATCTCAAGTGCTCCGCAGACATAATCTGTTGCCGCTAAAACTTGAGCTCCTGTTATACCAGGACCTTCAATATCCTTACCTAAAATAAACGCAATTTCCGCTTCTACTTTTGGATGAATATAGTCAGATAATGAAATTTCTGCTCCATCTTGGATCACCATATTGTTAAAAATATACCCATAGATCGGTTCTTCTACATTCATTTGAACCATTTTTGCACGACTTGTAAGTCCCATTTTTGGCCCAATAATGGAGTGCCCTTGTTCCAGCTTCATGTTGACAAGTTCTTCTTGAATAAGATAGGCTTCTTCTACAGTTAAGTTAGGAGATTTATCCAATGTGATTCTTTTTATATCCGTTCGATTTGATTCAGCTTCTAATAAATATTTAGCTATTTCTTTATTTGACATATTCATTGTAATTCCTCCTATCAAACTCTAAGACTACATTGTTTTTTATTAGCTATTTCAGCAGCCACATCAATAATCATATCTTCTTGACCACCGACAACCTTACGTTTCCCCAATTCTATTAAAATATCACGAGGATCAATCTTAAATTGTTTAGCTGCACGCTGTGCATGTAACAAAAAGCTAGAATACACACCCGCATATCCCATCACAAGACTATCTCTTGTTATCTCTTGAGGTTGTTTTAATATATGAGCTATAATATTTTCAGCTAAATCCATCATCTTATATAAATCGACTCCACTGTTTAATCCTAGTCTTTCTAATACAGCCACTAAAACTTCTGTCTGCGTATTCCCAGCGCCAGCTCCTAAGCAGCGAACACTGCCATCTATTCTTGTTGCACCTTCCTCAATAGCAACAAGTGTATTAGCCATTGCAAGCGATAGATTATTATGAGCATGAAAACCAATATTAATAGTGAGGCTTTGACGAAGGGATCGAATTTTTTCACGAACTTCATTTGGAAGCATAGCGCCTGCTGAATCGACGACATAAACATTATCTGCTCCATAACTTTCCATTAGTTTTGCTTGTTCTACTAACTTATCAACTGGTGCCATATGAGACATCATTAAGAAACCTACCGTCTCCATACCAAGTTCTTTTGCTAGAGTAATGTGTTGAGGGGCAACATCTGCTTCTGTTACATGAGTAGCAATTCGAGCCATTTTTGCTCCAATACTAGCTGCTTGCTTCAGTTCATTCATCGTTCCGATTCCAGGTATTAATAAAACAGCAACCTTTGCTCTGTCACAAACCGATACAGCTGCTTCAATTAGTTTCATTTCGTCTGTTAAAGAAAGACCATATTGTTGGGAAGACCCCCCCAACCCATCTCCATGAGCTACTTCCATATAAGGCACTCCGGCATCATTTAATCCACGCGCTATATCTCGAACTTGGTCAACTGTATATTGATGACCGATCGCATGACTACCGTCTCGTAAAGCTACTTCAGTAATGAGAACATCTCGGTTATCGTTCATTCCAAACCATTCCTTTCCGTTAGAACTTCTTGTTTAAGAAACGACAGAATTCAGTTTATTTTTAGCCAGTTCTTCTGCTACTTTTACTGCTGAGGCTGTCATGATATCTAGATTTCCAGAGTATTTCGGTAAGTAATCCCCTGCTCCTTCCACTTCGATGAATATCGTTACACGGTTTCCATCATAGATTGGTTCTGTTCGGAGTCGATAACCTGGTACATAAGCTTGAACTTGTTTGACCATCTCTTTAATAGAAGAAGTAATGCTTTCTTCATCGATTTGCCCTGGCTCGACAACAGCATAAACAGTATCTCTCATTAATATAGGGGGTTCTGCTGGATTAAGAATAATAATGGCTTTTCCGTTCTTAGCTCCACCAACCTCCTCTATCCCACGTTTCGTCGTTTGGGTAAATTCATCTATATTCGCTCTTGTTCCAGGACCTGCACTTTTACTTGAAATGGTTGCAACAATTTCGGCATAATCAACAGGGCATATCCGATTTACGGCATGAACAATTGGAATCGTCGCCTGACCTCCACAAGTAATTAAATTGATGTTAGGAACGTTTAAGTTTTCCCCCAGATTTACTGGAGGGACAACAAAAGGTCCTCTTGCCGCTGGAGTTAAGTCAAGGACTTGTTTTCCAGCTTCTTTTAAAAGTTTCGCATGTCGAATATGTGCTTTTGCCGATGTTGCATCAAAAAAAATATCTGCATCATCACTATTTGTTTCTAAAAATTCCTCTAATCCATTCGTATAAGTTTGATAACCTCGATCTCTTGCCCTAAACACTCCATCAGATTGAGGATCAATTCCGATCAATGACGTTAACTCGAGTGTCTCTGATCTTTCTAGCTTCAGCATTAAATCTGTTCCGATGTTCCCAGTACCTATGATTGCTACTTTTATTTTTCCCATATGAATCTCCTTTCCCTTGAGTGATTATGAAGAAAAACGGACTGAAACTTCTCCTAAATGAGCAATTCTTGCTGAAAAAATATCTCCTGGTTTTGCTTCTACAGCTGCAGAAAGTGCACCAGAGAGAATCACTTCTCCAGCTTTTAAAGCTATATCAAATTCACTTAATTTATTGGCAAGCCATGCTACACAATTTGCCGGATGCCCCATTACGGCTGCTCCAACTCCCGTATTAACGATCTCACCATTTTTTGATAAAACCATGCCAATTTGTTCAAGGTCTACAAACTCCACTCGAACAGGTTTTCCACCTAAAACATAATGACTGCTTGAAGCATTATCTGCTATTGTATCTTGTAGTTTGATTTTCCAATCCTTCACACGACTATCAACAATCTCTATTGAAGGTAAAAGATAATCTGTTGCTTGAAGTACATCCAGTGCCGTTACATTTGGCCCTCTTAAATCCTTTTTAAGAACAAACGCAATCTCTGCCTCTACTTTAGGTTGCATTACACGTTCAAATGATAGCTCAGTTCCATTTTCAACAACCATTTCATCTAGTAAGTGGCCATAGTCAGGTTCATCCACACCAAGTAATTGTTGCATCGCAAGAGATGTTAAGCCAATTTTCTTCCCAACAATTGTTTGACCTTGTGCAAGTTTGTGTTTAATAATTTCTAATTGGACAGCATAAGCATCTTGAGTTGTAAAAGTTGTGTTTTGTTCAGTTAAAGCCGGAATTCCGACTCTTTCTTTTTCTGCTTGTAATAATTGATTTGCAAATAACATGGTTGATTCCATCATGATTGACCTCCTTTTTTAAAGTTTGATACAAATGTTTTTCAACTCGCTATAAAACTCAAAGCTGTGCATACCGCCTTCACGGCCGATTCCACTTTGCTTCATCCCACCAAACGGAGTACGTAAATCTCTTAAAAACCAAGTATTTACCCAAATGATCCCAGCTTCTACTTCATTTGCCACTCTATGAGCTCTACGAAGATCATTCGTCCAAATGGAAGCACTTAGTCCATAATGAGAATCATTTACTTGAGCAATCACCTCATCCTCTAAATCAAATGGAATCACAGTGACAACAGGTCCAAAGATTTCTTCACGAACACATCTCGCATTTCGATCTAAGTCTGTAATGATCGTTGGTTCAATAAAGTACCCTTTTCCTATACCTTCAGGACGACCTCCACCAATACGGATAGTTCCTCCTTCTTCCTTTGCAAGCTCAATATATCCTAAAACGCGCTCATAATGTTCTTTTCCAATCATTGCCCCAATTTTTGTTTTTTCATCAAATGGATCGCCAACAACAAGCTCTTTTGTTTTAGCTACAAACTTTTCAATAAATTCTTCATAAACTGGACGTTCAACATAAATTCTTGATCCACATAAACAAACTTCACCTTGATTGATAAAGCTAGATTTAATAGTCGTTTCTAGTACTTCATCAAGATCAGAATCTGCAAAGATGATATTTGGGTTTTTCCCGCCTAGTTCATATGAAAGTTTTTTTAGTGAATTGGCAGCTGCCTTCATGATTGCCGTACCAGTGGATGTTTCACCTGTGAATGTAATAGCATCTACATCAGGATGTTCGGTTAAAGCTGATCCTGCAGAGTCAGGTCCAAATCCATGTACAACGTTCACAACTCCATCTGGTACTCCAGCTTCTTTACAAATTTCCGCTAAAACTGTTGCCGTCATTGGTGTCCATTCTGCTGGTTTCAATACAGCTGTATTTCCTGCAGCTAAACATGGAGCGAGTTTCCATGTTAATAGAAGTAATGGGAGGTTCCAAGGATTGATTAACCCTACAACACCTACTGGCTTACGTACTGAATAGTTGATTGCCACATCATCATGCTGATAAGCCTCAGTTCCCATTGTTGTCATATAGTCAGCGAAGAAATGGAAGTTATAGGCTGCTCTCGGGATATCTATCGTACTTGATAACCAAATTGGCTTTCCTGTATCAAGAGATTCTAATCGCGCTAACTCTTCTTTTCTTTCTAAAATTAAATCTCCAATTTTACGCAATACTTTAGAACGTTCTGTTAAAGGCATTGTTTTCCAACGACCGTTTAGTGCTCTTCTAGCGGCTGAAACTGCTAAGTTAATTTCCTCTTCCCCACCTTCAGCTACAGATCCTAATATCTCTTCATTTGCTGGATTCGTATTCATAAATGTTTTGTTATTCATCGAATCCATGTATTGCCCATTAATAAAATGTCTACAATCAATTCCAGTTGCTGTAGTAATCGCTTCCATAACCATTCCTCCATTACTTGTTTTAATTTCTTTGTATGGTTAGAATAGTACAAATTCGTCCCTTATAAAACATCATAGTTCTTATATATGGAACAAAAGGAAATTTTTTTAAAAAATATTTAGATTATTCTTTTTTTTCACTCTATGTGATATAGTGAAAATAAACCTCATAAAAGAATAGCGTTCCTCTATAAACAACATAAAGGAGAGTAACCATGACGCAAACGGCTAAAAAAGATTACACACTTTCATCTGTAAAAAATGCACTTCGCATCTTACGGAAATTTACAATGGATCAACCTGAATTAAAAATTACTGAGCTTGCTCGGGAGTTAGACCTTGGTAAAAGTACAGTGAGCAGGCTGATGTCAACATTAGCAAGTGAAGGCTTTGTTGAAAAAGATCCAGAAACACAGCGTTATCGATTAGGATTATCTATCCTTTCTCTCGCAACTGTTTGTACATCAACTTTTGAGATACATAAGGAAGCTATGCCTGTCTTACATGAACTTGTTGAAAAAACAGGTGAAACATCCCATCTAGCAATCCTTGATGAGCTAGATGTTATTTATTTACACAAGGTAGAAAGTAAGCACCATGTACGAGCTTTCACTCATATCGGTAAAAGAAATCCCGCCTATGCAACAAGCTCTGGAAAGGTCCTTTTAGCATTTAACAATGAAAAAAGAGTAGAAAAAACAATTGAAAACGGATTAGAACCATTTACACAACATACCATTACAGATCAGAACATATTAATGGAAACCCTTACAGATATTCGCGAACAAGGTTATGCCGTAAGTACGGAAGAAATATCTGAAGGTGTTGTCTCAATTGCAGCTCCAGTCAAGGACTACACAGGACAAGTCATTGCCGCTGTCAATATCGTTGGACCTATTCAACGAGTAAACGATCAAACAATCCCAACACATATTAAAAGAGTTGTAGAAGCAGGTAAAGAAATTTCCAGGCGATTAGGTTATCGATTTAATCATTATTAATACGTAAAAGGAGCTGAATGTTCATGTATGATTTTCATACTCATTTTATTCCGGAAGAAGTCATTGATTGGATAAAAGATCAAAGAAGCATCATCAATGCCAGCTGGGAGAAAAAAAATAAAGACAAAGAGGATTTTTTATCCATTGACAATAAATGGGCATTTGAACTAAAACAAGAGTTTACTAATAAATCTCTTTATCTAAAAGAACAACAAAACATAGGTGTGGATCATTCAGTTGTTTCCCCCATTCCTCAGCTATTTTTATATGATTTTCCTTCAGAGATTACGAGAGAATTAGTATCTGTATACAACACATCTCTTGCAAAATGGTCACAAAACCACTCACAACAAATATCAGCACTTGCCACCGTATCTCTTAATCACCCTGAAACTGCTGCACAAGATTTAAGAGATGCTATGAATATGGGATTAAAAGGTGCCATTATTGGGCCAGGATTAAATGGCAAATTATTATCAGACCTTTTTTTCACTCCATTTTGGGAAGAAGCGAATAAGCAGAAATCCATCATTTTCATCCATCCTTTATTATGTGAAGATCAACGATTAAACCAGCGCATGATGCCAAATTTAATTGGTGTCCCATGGGAAACGACCATTACAGCCACAGATTTCTTACTAAGTGGCCTATTAGATACATATAACGATGTAAAAATTCTCTTGGCACATGGTGGTGGATTCCTTCCTTATCAAATCGGCCGTTTGAACAAAGGCTATGAAATGTGGCCACTTGTTTCAAAAAATTTACAGAAAGAGCCAATCGAGTACTTAAAAGACTTTTGGTATGATAGCGTCTTATGGAATTCAACCTCGCTTGAATACTTAGCTAATACAGTTGGTGAAGAAAGAATTGTGCCAGGTTCCGATTTTCCATTTGACCTTTGCGAAAGGCCCCCAGCAAAGCAACTGGCTAAAGGGACGGAATCTTTACTGCCATTTATCTAGTTATCTGTTAATAAAATAGGCTGACTTGAGAGATACCCCGATCCCTGGGGACGTCCCTCTGTCGTCAGCCTCTTTTTATTATTAGGAAAATACCGTTCTTTCAACTTCCCACACTAATGGTAAGCCAATATAATTTTCTGATAAGCTAGTTAAAGCTGCACGAGATGACGTAACATAATCTAACTCACTAAGTTGTATACCTCGCTCAAATGGACTATGATTAAAATTACGGTGTAACATTGTTGTCATATAATTTGAAAAACGCTGTGCTTTCCACACTCTACGTAGAGCGATTTCCGAATAACGCTCTAACAGATCTTCACTACCTGTCTGATAGAAACACTCAATTCCACGCTGTAAAACCTGAACATCTGTCATCGCTAAATTCATTCCTTTTGCCCCAGTTGGAGGAACAATATGGGCTGCATCACCTGCGATAAAAAGACGTCCGTATTGCATTGGCTCACAAACAAAACTTCGCATCGACACAATGTTTTTTTGAAGGATTGGACCATCTGGAAGTGTCCATCCATCGCTTGTTTCAACTCTTGCTTTTAGTTCTGTCCAAATTCGATCGTCTGACCAATTGTTGATATCATCATTTGGATCCACTTGAATGTAATGTCGTTGAATTTCAGGTGTCCGTGTACTAATTAGCGCAAATCCTCTATCATGGTTAGAATAAATAAGTTCTGGGTTTGCAATAGGTGTTTCTGCTAATATACCTAACCAGCCAAAAGGATAATTTTGTTGTTTTTCCTTTCGAATTGTATCAGGTATTTCTTTTCGACTTGGACCGTGAAAGCCATCACAGCCGATAATAAAATCACAGCTAAGCTCATGATCACTTTCATTATATTGAAATCTAATTTTTGGTGATTGTTTGTCGACATCATGCAAACTAACATCGCTTACATTAAAGAGGATCTCTCCACCTGCCTTTAATCGAGCAGCTACAAGGTCTTTTATGACCTCATGTTGGGGATAAACCATAATACTTTTCCCTTCCGTAAACTCATGCATGTTGACTCTATGTCGGACTCCATTAAATTGAAGCTCAATTCCGTGATGGGTATGTCCTTCCCGCGTCATTCTTTCGCCTACACCAGAAGCATTTAGAAGATCGACTGTCCCCTGTTCTAAAACACCTGCACGAATCGTTTCCTCAATATCCTCTCGGGAGCGTTTTTCTAGGATCACTGATTCAATACCTGCAAGGTGCAAGAGATGTGATAACATTAAACCGGCTGGACCGGCTCCGATAATCCCTACTTTCGTTTTCATATCAAAAGCTCCTTTGTTTCATTCGAATTAATTTTTTAATAGACCACTAAATAGAACCGATCACCAATACCAGCGTTATAGTAACCGCTTCCATTTCCCTCCTCAATTTTATGTTTATTTATTTTCTGTATGTTTAGCATAGTATAAAAGCACACCGTATAAAACACCACTTTCTTATATGTGGAACAACATGGTGATTTTTTTAATCTACTTGAAAAAAAATGTCCTGTGACAATATTTTGTTATGGATTAATGATAAGTCCATCTTCAGCAAGTATTATTTCCCCCTTAAACCCTTCTTTTGCATATTGGCTTTTTATATTTTCCATATCTACTTCACCCCCACCAAGATGGGTTAGGACAAGCTTTTTTACACCTGAATCTGCAGCAACTTGAGCTATTTCTTCACTAGATATGTGGGATTTCATAAGGCTATTTTTCATACCCTCTCTAGCTACTTCAGGTAAATCTGAGAAATCACTTATTAACATAGCATCAATAACAAGTATATCTGCATCTTTCGCAAAAGGACCCATAACATCGGTATAAGTTAAATCTCCAGAAACAACTATACTTTTCCCATCAGCTTCAAAGCGATATGCATATGTCTCAATGGAATGTGGTACAGGAATTGCTTTAATTTTCACGCCATCAAGTTCGAAACTATACTCATCTTCCGTAAAGTTCTTAATATGAACATTTGATAAAATTCCATCTGTTGGAAACCCTATACTAGATCGATACTCTATATCTGTTCTAAAGAAATCAACCGTTACATCATAAAGTTCTTGCACGCCTGGTCCAATTAAATTTAAGCTACGTCTTCCAGTTGCCGATCCCCATCCACCTATAAAGAAATTCCAAAAGTCACCATTATGATCTACATGTTGATGCGTAAATAACATA carries:
- a CDS encoding aldehyde dehydrogenase, which codes for MEAITTATGIDCRHFINGQYMDSMNNKTFMNTNPANEEILGSVAEGGEEEINLAVSAARRALNGRWKTMPLTERSKVLRKIGDLILERKEELARLESLDTGKPIWLSSTIDIPRAAYNFHFFADYMTTMGTEAYQHDDVAINYSVRKPVGVVGLINPWNLPLLLLTWKLAPCLAAGNTAVLKPAEWTPMTATVLAEICKEAGVPDGVVNVVHGFGPDSAGSALTEHPDVDAITFTGETSTGTAIMKAAANSLKKLSYELGGKNPNIIFADSDLDEVLETTIKSSFINQGEVCLCGSRIYVERPVYEEFIEKFVAKTKELVVGDPFDEKTKIGAMIGKEHYERVLGYIELAKEEGGTIRIGGGRPEGIGKGYFIEPTIITDLDRNARCVREEIFGPVVTVIPFDLEDEVIAQVNDSHYGLSASIWTNDLRRAHRVANEVEAGIIWVNTWFLRDLRTPFGGMKQSGIGREGGMHSFEFYSELKNICIKL
- a CDS encoding glycoside hydrolase family 43 protein, whose translation is MSQTILTNPIFWSDVPDIDVIRVEETYYMISTSMHTMPGCPIMKSENLVDWEIVGYVFETLEDNESHNLLNGKGIYGQGSWAASLRYHNGLFYVCFSSNDMNRFYIYQTENIERGKWKRSTIEGIYHDPALLFDDNRVFVIYGCADIYITELTEDTAALKKGGVNKLLLETEKEGIGLRCEGCHAYKINGHYYLLFIEWPKVGNKRRRQICYRSNELLGKYERKVIFDDDMSYHNKGIAQGAIFDTQENEWYAMLFQDHDAVGRIPYVLPVNWTDGWPIIGIDGRAPKELELNLPNSSHQPLVISDEFDYTENILELNWQWNHNPDNSLWSFVKRPGYLRLETGYLTNSVLYARNTLTQRTEGPTCTGITLMDITQMKPGDHAGLIALQNSFGTIGIQLEENGDRYITMTKNRGDGHEITVEKIPFQENLIYVKIDFNFEDSCDLAKFYYSTDGENWFEVGEVLEMKYTLDHFMGYRIGLFNYAKTQIGGHVDFAYFKYMKDNKVVKKTEM
- a CDS encoding acetaldehyde dehydrogenase (acetylating); protein product: MGKIKVAIIGTGNIGTDLMLKLERSETLELTSLIGIDPQSDGVFRARDRGYQTYTNGLEEFLETNSDDADIFFDATSAKAHIRHAKLLKEAGKQVLDLTPAARGPFVVPPVNLGENLNVPNINLITCGGQATIPIVHAVNRICPVDYAEIVATISSKSAGPGTRANIDEFTQTTKRGIEEVGGAKNGKAIIILNPAEPPILMRDTVYAVVEPGQIDEESITSSIKEMVKQVQAYVPGYRLRTEPIYDGNRVTIFIEVEGAGDYLPKYSGNLDIMTASAVKVAEELAKNKLNSVVS
- a CDS encoding IclR family transcriptional regulator produces the protein MTQTAKKDYTLSSVKNALRILRKFTMDQPELKITELARELDLGKSTVSRLMSTLASEGFVEKDPETQRYRLGLSILSLATVCTSTFEIHKEAMPVLHELVEKTGETSHLAILDELDVIYLHKVESKHHVRAFTHIGKRNPAYATSSGKVLLAFNNEKRVEKTIENGLEPFTQHTITDQNILMETLTDIREQGYAVSTEEISEGVVSIAAPVKDYTGQVIAAVNIVGPIQRVNDQTIPTHIKRVVEAGKEISRRLGYRFNHY
- a CDS encoding 2-keto-4-pentenoate hydratase translates to MNMSNKEIAKYLLEAESNRTDIKRITLDKSPNLTVEEAYLIQEELVNMKLEQGHSIIGPKMGLTSRAKMVQMNVEEPIYGYIFNNMVIQDGAEISLSDYIHPKVEAEIAFILGKDIEGPGITGAQVLAATDYVCGALEIIDSRYENFNFTLPDVIADNASSSRVILGNRIRKPEELELDLVGTVLKINGVVKDLGAGAAVLGHPANSVAMLANMLHRKGEMLKTGQVILTGGITGAVQLSYGDHVTAKLDGLGEVSFSVGE
- a CDS encoding amidohydrolase family protein, whose protein sequence is MYDFHTHFIPEEVIDWIKDQRSIINASWEKKNKDKEDFLSIDNKWAFELKQEFTNKSLYLKEQQNIGVDHSVVSPIPQLFLYDFPSEITRELVSVYNTSLAKWSQNHSQQISALATVSLNHPETAAQDLRDAMNMGLKGAIIGPGLNGKLLSDLFFTPFWEEANKQKSIIFIHPLLCEDQRLNQRMMPNLIGVPWETTITATDFLLSGLLDTYNDVKILLAHGGGFLPYQIGRLNKGYEMWPLVSKNLQKEPIEYLKDFWYDSVLWNSTSLEYLANTVGEERIVPGSDFPFDLCERPPAKQLAKGTESLLPFI
- a CDS encoding 2-keto-4-pentenoate hydratase → MESTMLFANQLLQAEKERVGIPALTEQNTTFTTQDAYAVQLEIIKHKLAQGQTIVGKKIGLTSLAMQQLLGVDEPDYGHLLDEMVVENGTELSFERVMQPKVEAEIAFVLKKDLRGPNVTALDVLQATDYLLPSIEIVDSRVKDWKIKLQDTIADNASSSHYVLGGKPVRVEFVDLEQIGMVLSKNGEIVNTGVGAAVMGHPANCVAWLANKLSEFDIALKAGEVILSGALSAAVEAKPGDIFSARIAHLGEVSVRFSS
- a CDS encoding 4-oxalocrotonate tautomerase produces the protein MPIINVNIMEGRPKEKIERVIADITKTITTTLEVPKENVRVIVTEIPKSHWGIAGESVEKRDASN
- a CDS encoding DODA-type extradiol aromatic ring-opening family dioxygenase, whose amino-acid sequence is MTIELGVLAAHVPSICHRENVPDYQQDIVVKMDAISEKIEIIKPDAVILVSCHWQSTFHHYVDVSPTHKGTLTAFECPDIISDVKYEYPGAHCLGEKLVMAGKRAKIPVIAVNDPTYVWDYGTVVPLRYLVPNEDIPVVNLSITLAAGLDETFKWGQEIGNVLNGDDKRYVFIFSGALAHNLVRGRHHMPTVSEQALDMQFIEFLMKKKWGLAKDMLPQYAKVAGVEGGGRHLAMMLGVLADSFKPAFHTYAQSSGSGNAIMTFEIEKALQGSN
- the dmpG gene encoding 4-hydroxy-2-oxovalerate aldolase, which gives rise to MNDNRDVLITEVALRDGSHAIGHQYTVDQVRDIARGLNDAGVPYMEVAHGDGLGGSSQQYGLSLTDEMKLIEAAVSVCDRAKVAVLLIPGIGTMNELKQAASIGAKMARIATHVTEADVAPQHITLAKELGMETVGFLMMSHMAPVDKLVEQAKLMESYGADNVYVVDSAGAMLPNEVREKIRSLRQSLTINIGFHAHNNLSLAMANTLVAIEEGATRIDGSVRCLGAGAGNTQTEVLVAVLERLGLNSGVDLYKMMDLAENIIAHILKQPQEITRDSLVMGYAGVYSSFLLHAQRAAKQFKIDPRDILIELGKRKVVGGQEDMIIDVAAEIANKKQCSLRV